One Gossypium raimondii isolate GPD5lz chromosome 3, ASM2569854v1, whole genome shotgun sequence genomic window carries:
- the LOC105794086 gene encoding uncharacterized protein LOC105794086: MPMAIVTRGRYLEKLFKFVDDQAGPLIDGTKVLKLNPAGLHYVQSRLQALQELDRLLVGAPVDYLRAYVSDLGDHRSLEQLRRILRLLTTLKVVSALAPPARDPTPLSLLPFGRLKVLELRGCDLSTSAAKGLLELRHTLEKIICHNSTDALRHVFASRIAEVKGCPQWNRLSFVSCACNCLLLMDESLQLLPSVETLDLSRNKFAKVDNLQKCAKLKHLDLGFNQLRSISSFSEVCCHVVKLVLRNNALSTLRGIENLKSLEGLDVSCNIICNFSELEFIVGLSFLQSVWLEGNPLCCARWYRAQVFSYFSHPENLKLDDKEINTTDYWKRKIIVASRQKRPSSFGFYSPAKDDAEGEGCINKKRIMVSRLACIESEQDSTYFCSDLDSVSCGNETQSREKILSEDLAEIVDLINRVEQLKKERSILWLQEFKDWIVHASKNSADGGNFNATMLHPQKQNYKKSGKSKRHLIESSRRISKSIQASGDESRLSVLESDGSFADTSTGMHANGYFDHIFPPGITGGFSLPGLRTTDIKQEYQKNYLHDEKSSGSMQAESAHHGIFSVQGGNRMLENASVSQLSTTDTIMESNSSSAYPGSPPHYQNDLLHRRLNLVEEILQLSAESYSVASSDSDTSCTEDDYCEAGLSVLENHNRSVEGHSSSHPFEEDYYEKQNKISQLSENDICLIDSCAEQTFSTTKIIGTDQTTQCPVT, from the exons ATGCCAATGGCGATCGTCACAAGGGGTCGCTACCTTGAGAAGCTGTTCAAATTCGTTGACGACCAAGCGGGGCCTTTGATTGATGGAACTAAGGTTCTGAAGCTCAACCCGGCGGGGCTCCATTACGTGCAGTCTCGGCTCCAAGCGTTGCAGGAGCTCGACAGACTTCTAGTGGGAGCTCCAGTTGACTATCTACGTGCCTACGTCTCGGACCTTGGGGACCACCGTTCGCTCGAGCAGCTTCGGCGGATACTACGCCTCCTAACCACTCTTAAGGTGGTATCTGCCTTGGCCCCTCCTGCGCGTGATCCCACGCCGCTCTCGTTGCTCCCGTTTGGAAGACTGAAGGTTCTGGAACTCAGAGGGTGCGATTTGTCGACCTCAGCAGCCAAGGGGTTGCTTGAGTTGAGACATACTTTGGAGAAAATTATTTGTCATAATTCAACC GATGCTTTGCGACATGTGTTTGCCAGTAGAATTGCTGAGGTAAAGGGCTGTCCACAGTGGAACCGCTTGTCCTTTGTATCGTGTGCATGCAATTGCCTGCTACTAATGGACGAGTCTTTGCAACTTCTTCCCTCTGTTGAAACCCTTGATTTGAGTCGAAACAAGTTTGCCAAAGTGGATAATCTTCAAAAATGTGCTAAGTTGAAGCACTTGGACCTTGGATTCAATCAACTGCGatccatctcatcatttagTGAG GTCTGCTGTCATGTTGTTAAACTAGTTTTGAGGAACAATGCTCTATCTACATTGCGTGGGATTGAGAATTTGAAGTCACTTGAAGGGCTTGATGTTTCCTGCAATATTATTTGCAATTTTTCAGAGTTGGAGTTCATTGTGGGCCTCTCATTTCTACAAAGCGTGTGGCTGGAAGGGAATCCACTATGTTGTGCTCGATGGTATCGCGCACAAGTTTTCAGCTACTTCAGTCATCCagaaaat TTGAAATTAGATGACAAGGAAATTAACACCACAGACTATTGGAAGAGGAAGATTATCGTTGCCAGCAGACAGAAACGACCTTCAAGCTTTGGGTTCTATTCTCCCGCAAAAGATGATGCTGAAGGAGAGGGGTGTATCAACAAAAAGAGG ATAATGGTATCTCGACTTGCCTGTATTGAGAGTGAACAAGACAGCACTTATTTTTGTTCTGATCTAGACTCTGTATCATGTGGTAATGAAACTCAAAGCAGAGAGAAAATCTTATCTGAGGATCTAGCTGAAATAGTTGATCTGATAAACAGAGTAGAACAATTGAAGAAAGAGCGTTCTATTCTATGGTTGCAGGAGTTCAAGGATTGGATAGTTCATGCTTCTAAGAATTCTGCAGATGGTGGTAACTTTAATGCAACTATGTTGCATCCACAGaaacaaaattataagaaaagtgGGAAAAGTAAGAGGCATCTTATTGAAAGTTCAAGACGCATTTCAAAGTCCATTCAAGCTTCAGGGGATGAAAGTAGGTTGAGTGTGTTAGAATCTGATGGTTCTTTTGCAGATACGTCTACTGGTATGCATGCCAATGGGTATTTTGACCATATTTTTCCCCCAGGTATTACTGGTGGGTTCTCTCTACCAGGGTTGAGAACAACAGATATAAAACAAGAGTATCAAAAGAATTACTTGCATGATGAGAAGAGTAGCGGATCCATGCAGGCAGAGAGTGCTCATCACGGTATTTTTTCTGTCCAAGGAGGTAATAGGATGCTTGAAAATGCCAGTGTATCACAACTGAGTACTACTGATACTATAATGGAGTCCAATTCTTCATCTGCTTACCCTGGATCGCCGCCTCATTATCAGAACGACCTTTTGCATCGTCGCCTCAATTTGGTGGAAGAAATCTTGCAGTTATCTGCAGAGTCCTATTCAGTGGCATCATCAGATAGTGATACTAGTTGTACTGAAGATGATTATTGTGAAGCTGGGCTATCTGTCTTGGAAAATCACAACAGGAGTGTTGAAGGGCATTCTTCATCGCATCCTTTTGAGGAGGATTATTATGAAAAACAGAATAAGATTTCGCAATTGAGCGAAAATGACATCTGCCTCATTGATTCATGTGCTGAGCAAACCTTTAGTACCACCAAGATTATTGGTACAGACCAAACCACTCAATGCCCAGTAACTTAG